In the Pedobacter cryoconitis genome, TTGCTGTGAAGAAAATAGAAGTTTTTATGCTAAATGAAGACATTACCTTTTAAACCTTTTGTGATTTTAAGCATCCATATAGCAGGTAAATTCAGGAAGACCTGATGTTAGCCTGCAATAGCTAAATTATTTACAATGAAACACGATATAGAAGACAATGAATGGAAACAAGAGGCACCTTATCTCGCCTCTCTTGAAAAAGAAAATCCGTTCAGCGTTCCACAGGAATATTTGAATACCTTACCTGAGTTGATTCATGGCGCAATTTACGCTGATGAGCTTAAGGAAGCTATTTCTATGTCCGGATTTATCGTACCTGATCAATATTTCAACATTTTACAGGACTCTATTTTTGCCGAAGCAACAGGTAACGGTTTACAAGATCTCCCAAAAGCTGATGGTTTCCATACGCCTGATTTATATTTCCAGAAATTACAGGCCAATGTCCTTGCAAAAACTGCAGACTTAGCGGTTAAATCTAAAGCTATTGAACAGGATCTGCCCGCAGATTTCTCTGAAACCGGCCTTTATGCTAAAACGATTAGGAATAATGCTTCTGCAGAAAACAATACCGCTACCAAGAATGGCCCTAAATTCATTCGTTTATGGAGTAGCGACTTGGTTAAGTATGCTTCAGCAGCTTGTTTTATCCTGGTGACTGCATTCGGGCTTTATCTGAATCAGCAAAATTTTAATACGGAAAGCAAAAGTGCTGAACTGGTTACTGAGCAGGCATTATATGATATAAATGAACAGGATATTATTGATCATATCGAAGGAAATAACGTAGATGTATCAAATGATCATACTGCTGTATCCAACAAAAATACCGCTATATCAAATGACAATACCGCTATATCAAATGACAATACCGCCAACGCGGATCTGGAAACTTATATTCTAAACAATTATTCTCAAAGTGATCTGTCCTCAGCATTATAATTAAGATACCATGAAACACATACTTGCCATTGCCCTTTTATCATGTATTCCTTTTCTAGCATCTGCACAAAGAAGTGAAGGAAAAAGTAAGGAAATACAAGCTTATAAAAATACTTATCTTAAAGAAAAATTAGAGTTGACCCCGGAAGAAGCTAAAATATTCTGGCCAATTTATAGCTCAATGCAAAGTGAGCAATCAGAATTACGTCAGGAGCGCAGAAAAAACATGATCAGCTTCAGAAAGAGTACGGAGATTGAAAACCTTTCAGATACAGAAGTAGAAAGTCTGATTAATAATGAGCTTAATTTTAAACAGAAGGATTTAAATATTGACCGTAAATATTATAATAAACTAAAAAGCAGTTTGCCAATCAAAACTGTGGGTAAATATTACCGTGCAGAGCAGACTTTTAAAAGAGAGCTATTAAGCAGATACAGAGAAGGTAAAAAGTAATTAATTCATTTTTTGCCTTTTGATCAGGTAGGCGGCCAATACGCCTGAAAAGCCTGCCGCTATATCAGCATCAATCAGGTCTATTTTATATTGTGCACATTTTAACGTCAACAGCTGACGATAATCGCCATAGGATTTCAAATAAGCTTCTTTAACGCTAGCTGCATTTGCTTTAAGTAATTCTCCCGTTTCCAGATCTACAAATTGATAAGGTCTGTTCTCAAAATCGAAGTCCACTTCTTTAGCTTTATCACTTACATTGAAAATGATAACTTCATGCTTATTAAATTTCAAGTGCTGCAGCGCGGAGAATAAGTCTTCCTGATTGTCATCTGCCCCATTTGCAGTTAAAAGATCAGTAAAAATAACCACCATAGAGCGCTTGTGAATTGATTCTGCTACTTGGTGCAGACATGTACTTAATTCTGTCCCTACGTTGAGCTTAGGGGCTTTCAGCGCTTCTTCTAAGTGCGTAAATAAATACTTCTGGTGCATAGTTGTCGATCTTGCTAGTGTATTTAAAACCAGCTGATCTGTAAACAGGCTTAAGCCAAAGGCATCTCTTTGTTTTTTGAGGAGTTCAATCAGGGCGGCTACTGCTTGTACGGAAAAGGTAAGTTTAGTGTAATCTCCTTGCGGAAAGTACATAGAGGAAGAAGTATCAATTACAAACTGGCAGCGCAGGTTAGTCTCTTCTTCATATCTTTTGGTATAAAGTTTATCAGTTCTGGCAAATAACTTCCAATCAATATTCCTGACATTATCACCATTGTTATAGGCTCTGTGTTCAGCAAATTCGACAGAAAACCCATGAAAAGGGCTTTTGTGCAATCCCGTAATAAATCCTTCTACAACCTGTTTAGCGAGTAACTCCAGGTTGCTGTTCAATTGATATTCCGACTGGTCTGTATGCATGCCCATTTTGTAAATTTAACAAAAGAAGTGCAAGAGCATATTTAAATTCGTCTTCTAATTTATTTAAAACCAACATTTTTTTGGTGAGCGAGCTATTATAATCAGCCAGCTCACCAAAAATTAATTATTGTAATAACCACATCACTCCATTGATGTCATCTCCACCAGGATACTGACGTTTGATAGCATTATCTACATTTACGCCATTATTATTCAGTTCTGCGGTTGGATACATCCATCTTTTAGGTATTTTTCCACCATTCAGTATACCTGCCCCAGCGGTTTCAAAAGTAGGGAACCCCGTACGCCTTTGTTCATAAAATGATTGCCAGCCTGTATTCATAAAAGTATTGATATACCGTTGCATAATTACTTGAGGTAGTAATGTTCCTGATTGCAGCGTAACAGCAGGCTGTTTCAAATAAGTTTCGATATCATCCAGCGTATAGGCAAGATCTCCCTTGTACCTGGAAAAGAGCATTGCGCTTCTAATTCCACCGGTATAAAATTTGTTAATGTCTCCGGTTATCCAGCCCCTTGCAACTGCCTCTGCCAAGATAAATTGCAGCTCTGGGTAGCCGATTGCAACACTTGGCTCATTCACAGCATCATAAGCATATCTGCGGTTAATAGCTGAGGCATTTCCAGTAGTCATCTTCTGCACATTATCAGCAACCGGAGCACTACCAATCAAACCAGTATAAGCATTAAAATCTTTGGGTGAAAGACCCGCAGTAACCGAGTTAGGGGTTTGGGTGGCGTAAACAAAAAGACGAGGGTCTTTCAGGTCTTTTAACATTTTAACAAATGAATCATCAAGATAATAATCTGTTTTTAAGCTGTTGTTATTGTTATACGGATAACGGTTTCCCACGATATCATAATAGGTAAGCTTCGCATTATCATCATTAGAAGTAAGCAATGGATATTTAGATGGATTAGACACTATATCATTGAACCGTTGTTTGATATTGAGTTTAGTATTCGCTTCTTTTTTTGAAAGGCTCATCAATACCCTTAGAGAAAAGGTATTAATGGCTTTTTTCCATTGTGTGATATCTCCATTGTAAATGATATCATTATTGATAGTTCCTCCTGAAGCAGACAGCGAGTCACTCGCCAATTTTAAGTCATTCAAAACTTGCAAATAGATATCTTCCTGCGCATCGTAAACAGGTCTGAGGGCTCCATCAGAAAAATTGTTATTTAGTGCCTGCATGGCCTGAGCATAGGGAACATCTCCAAAAGTAAGGGTCATCCCTACGATATAATAGGACCTGAAGAATTTCCCCAGGTATTTATAATTCGGCTTGCCGATACGGGCAGCTTCCTGTTCCATTTTAACTACCTGCGCTATATTTTTATAAGAGAAGTCTGCTCTTTGCCAGCCGTAATTCTGTGTCGTACTGGAACTTTGCGCGTAAACCAATTGACGTGTAGCCAAACTTGCCTCCGTGGTAATGGTAGCAAAAGCTGTTTGTTCAATATTCGCTAACTCCAGAGAAGGATCTGCCTGAGTTGGTGTATTAGGGTTTATTTGATAATAATCGAACTTTTTGCAGGATGATAAAGTAATACTCACTAAGAAAATAATACCAGATAGATATAAATAACTTTTTTTCATGATATAAAATGATTGATGACTATTGAATGTCATTGATGAGTGGATTAAAACTTAAAATTAAAGTTGAAGCCAATACTTCGCATAGAAGGTGTTTGCAAATTGTCGCTTTCTGCATCCGGATCTACATTAGGTATTTTGGCCAGAATGAACAAGTTGTTTCCAATAAAAGAAACTGAAGCCGCCTGAAATACTTTTTGCTTTTTTATCCATTTTTGAGGAAGTGTATAGGTCAGCGCTATTTCACGCATCTTTAAATAAGTACCACTGTAGTAGAAATAATTATTTTCTGAGCTGCTTCCCGTCCCCGTGTTGTAAGCAATGTAATTTACCGGGGTTGTATTAGGTGCGTACTGTCTGTCATCGCTGGTGATATTCCCATGGTTGTCATATGTCGCTTTTCCAGAAGTAACCACTACCCCTTTTCCTACATAAGTACTTTTCCCGGCATTGGCATCATCACGGTACTGATTCACAGTACCCGGAGCGGTTCCGCCCCACCACATTTTATAATTAGTAGTGGAGTATATAGAGCCACCGATACGCCCGTCAACAGCAATACTGAGTGAGATATTTTTATATTTAAACGTATTTTGCCAGCCGTAGATCCAGTTTGCATCCGCATAGCCAATACTGCGTTGGTATGGATCATTTAATGGCATTCCATTAGTATCGTAGATGATCTTTCCATCAGGTGTTGTCTGATATAATGAAGTGAAAATCTTATCAGCCCGCTCTCCTGCTTTCAGGTTACCGATATATCCGTCCTGACTAAGGGTAGCTTCTTTAAGCCAGCGGTGGCTGTTACTGAAATTAAAACTACTTTCCCACTCAAATGAGGATGTTTTTACCGGGGTTCCGCTAATCATAAATTCCCACCCTTTTCTTTGGTATACATTTGCATTTTGAAGCAGTGAGCTATAACCGCTGGTCTCTGAAATCGGAACCAGCTGAAAATTATTATATTCTTTGTTCTGGAAATAAGTAACGTCAACATTTAAGCGGTTTTTAAAAAGGCCTAATGCAACACCCGACTCCCATGACAGCACTGTATTCGGAATAAGACCTGGCATTTTGTAACTATCCGGCCAGTTCAGTGAAGAGGTCCCGTTCCATTTATTACCAATATTATAGGTTTGTATTTGCGCATAAAAGTTGTTCGGATCTGTGGTAATCGATCCGCTGTTTACTTTGGCCACAGAGGTACGCACTTTTAAAAATGAAATAGTTTCCGGCAATTTTAACGCATCTGACAAAACTGCTGAGATACTTCCTGACGGATAAAAATAGGCACTGTTGTTTACTGGTAGTGTCGAGGTCTGATCTCTCCTGCCTGTGAATGATAGATAAAGGAAACGGTACATTTCCAAATCGGCCATGGTATACAAACTATTTATTTGTCGTTCCTGAAGGTAATTAGACCCCTTCAATGGATTAGTGGAGTTAGCTAGATTATAGAATCCAGGAATGTTAAGCCCATCTGTAGTTGTGGCGATTCCTTTGGTATTGTTATAAGAGTTTGCCGCCCCCCCGATTACAGATAAATTAAAGTTATCATTAAACTTATGTTTATAGCTTAAAATCAAATCTGTAGTAATATCGAAATGACTGCTTTTGGTATAGGTATAGTCCCCTTTTGAAAGGGTTCCATATCCAATATAACTATATGGATATCTTGAATCTTCATCTGTTCCATACTGGTTAAAACCTGAGCGTATTTTAGCAGAAAAATCACGGGCAATCTGATAATTCAAGGAGAAATTCCCAAAAGAATTATCTTTTCTATAACCATTCAGTTGTTCGTTCGTAATAAAATAGGGATTGTTATACCAGGAAAGATTATAGTTTCTTTGCTGCATACCCTCTTTACCTTTTAACCAGTAGTTCTTAAGATCGCGTATATCCAGATCCGGACCAATCCACAGCAAAAGATTATAAAGGATATTGGTGGGGCCATAACCTGTAGAGGGATAGTTATTAGAGAATTCTCTATTGTAAGTAAGCCTTCCATCCATGGTTAGTTTTGGTGTCAGGTTATAATTTCCAGCTACCGAAAAGGAAGAATTGTTTACTCCAGTATTTGGCATTGTACCTTTTTGATAGATATTTGCAGCTGATACTCTGAAGGAGCCATTCTCACCGCCTGTAGATACTGTTACTGAATTACTGGAAAGCATTCCTGTACGAAAGAAATTTTTAATATTGTCTTTTCCTCTTGAAATCCATGGTAGTGGAACCAATTTGCCAGTTAATGGGTCCGTAGGACTATTGTATTGAGGAGTT is a window encoding:
- a CDS encoding DUF58 domain-containing protein, which translates into the protein MGMHTDQSEYQLNSNLELLAKQVVEGFITGLHKSPFHGFSVEFAEHRAYNNGDNVRNIDWKLFARTDKLYTKRYEEETNLRCQFVIDTSSSMYFPQGDYTKLTFSVQAVAALIELLKKQRDAFGLSLFTDQLVLNTLARSTTMHQKYLFTHLEEALKAPKLNVGTELSTCLHQVAESIHKRSMVVIFTDLLTANGADDNQEDLFSALQHLKFNKHEVIIFNVSDKAKEVDFDFENRPYQFVDLETGELLKANAASVKEAYLKSYGDYRQLLTLKCAQYKIDLIDADIAAGFSGVLAAYLIKRQKMN
- a CDS encoding SusD/RagB family nutrient-binding outer membrane lipoprotein, whose protein sequence is MKKSYLYLSGIIFLVSITLSSCKKFDYYQINPNTPTQADPSLELANIEQTAFATITTEASLATRQLVYAQSSSTTQNYGWQRADFSYKNIAQVVKMEQEAARIGKPNYKYLGKFFRSYYIVGMTLTFGDVPYAQAMQALNNNFSDGALRPVYDAQEDIYLQVLNDLKLASDSLSASGGTINNDIIYNGDITQWKKAINTFSLRVLMSLSKKEANTKLNIKQRFNDIVSNPSKYPLLTSNDDNAKLTYYDIVGNRYPYNNNNSLKTDYYLDDSFVKMLKDLKDPRLFVYATQTPNSVTAGLSPKDFNAYTGLIGSAPVADNVQKMTTGNASAINRRYAYDAVNEPSVAIGYPELQFILAEAVARGWITGDINKFYTGGIRSAMLFSRYKGDLAYTLDDIETYLKQPAVTLQSGTLLPQVIMQRYINTFMNTGWQSFYEQRRTGFPTFETAGAGILNGGKIPKRWMYPTAELNNNGVNVDNAIKRQYPGGDDINGVMWLLQ
- a CDS encoding SusC/RagA family TonB-linked outer membrane protein, yielding MRKKILFISFSRIKIHLLLSFLLFTAMNSFAQNITVKGQVLDEETKTPIPAVNILIKGTTLRSATNANGIYTLSGINPDAILVFSYIGYIPQEISLRGQTQLNVILKFDNGNLKEVVVTALGIKKEKKAIGYAVQEVKGETLEKVKSPTAIGALAGKVAGLNISNTTDLFQKPAISLRGQTPLIVIDGIPDPTADPYKINADDIESITVLKGTAAGALYGSIGVNGAIMYTTKRGKKGKTSVEINSSTMFQTGYTVVPKVQTQYGGGNNGKYAYVDGSGGGTEGGGWIWGPKLDQKDPGTPSGYYETPQYNSPTDPLTGKLVPLPWISRGKDNIKNFFRTGMLSSNSVTVSTGGENGSFRVSAANIYQKGTMPNTGVNNSSFSVAGNYNLTPKLTMDGRLTYNREFSNNYPSTGYGPTNILYNLLLWIGPDLDIRDLKNYWLKGKEGMQQRNYNLSWYNNPYFITNEQLNGYRKDNSFGNFSLNYQIARDFSAKIRSGFNQYGTDEDSRYPYSYIGYGTLSKGDYTYTKSSHFDITTDLILSYKHKFNDNFNLSVIGGAANSYNNTKGIATTTDGLNIPGFYNLANSTNPLKGSNYLQERQINSLYTMADLEMYRFLYLSFTGRRDQTSTLPVNNSAYFYPSGSISAVLSDALKLPETISFLKVRTSVAKVNSGSITTDPNNFYAQIQTYNIGNKWNGTSSLNWPDSYKMPGLIPNTVLSWESGVALGLFKNRLNVDVTYFQNKEYNNFQLVPISETSGYSSLLQNANVYQRKGWEFMISGTPVKTSSFEWESSFNFSNSHRWLKEATLSQDGYIGNLKAGERADKIFTSLYQTTPDGKIIYDTNGMPLNDPYQRSIGYADANWIYGWQNTFKYKNISLSIAVDGRIGGSIYSTTNYKMWWGGTAPGTVNQYRDDANAGKSTYVGKGVVVTSGKATYDNHGNITSDDRQYAPNTTPVNYIAYNTGTGSSSENNYFYYSGTYLKMREIALTYTLPQKWIKKQKVFQAASVSFIGNNLFILAKIPNVDPDAESDNLQTPSMRSIGFNFNFKF